The sequence TTAGCTAGGAACTACTGTAGGTTTAATCATTTTCATTATAAATGGAggtatacaaaattacaaatcaaaGTTTGACTTGTTAAGCAGTTATTGATGTATAAAAAGACTCACAAAGTGAACTTGGAGCTAGTCTGGTGAGTTTCTTTATAGTCAACACATGAATTAGACAAGATCACATCTATCTATAAGTGAATTCTATTGTGGTGGGATCTCTGCAATGCTAAGGAAGAAATCCAGAGGGTCACTAGTAACTGGTTCATctatttatcttaaaaaatatagctcattaatattaaaaaagaaaataaaaacacaGACAGATGGACAATGTAACAATGACCTCTGGGAGCACAATTTAAAATATCAATGTTAGGAACCGAATTCAAGAAGAAAAGGTGAAGGACTTAAAGATTGTGGAAGACTACATTGCAGTGTCAATGTTAGGATGAAGCTTAAGTTTTATGAATGATTGAATATTTCTGTCAAAATTATTTGGGATTCTAATTTGGTTACGATGTGACCCAACTACAAATTTAAAATTGACAAATTGAAAACGTGGTACTAAAGGTTTTGTAAGATCGCTATGAGATAAATTCTTCAACAGTATTTGAAATAAGGAGTTGTAGAACATTATTCTCAGTTGGATTCTGCTTAGATAAAACAAATAGAATCATAGTTGTATCAGATTATTTGGTCCCAAATGGTTATCGAGTGTTTCATCATTAAAGCATGAAACACTAGAAACTGAATTTATACTTCttttttcatataaatttttgAATCTGTTTAAATGCAAACATTTAAAAGTTTAATGGTAGATTTAAACCTTTTACTCTAACAGTCCTTTGACTTCTTACTGTATAGTTTGAGCTTTGCATGATACTGGCAACTTTGTTGTTGTATATTATTGGTTTTCACTATTCCATAGTATGTTGTTCCATTTTATTGAACATAACATTCTTAATTGCATTTGTTTTCTTTGAAAATCTTGACTTGACTTTTAGGTTCAATCCTGTAGTTGGTGGGGGTGTCAATGGTAGCGTTATACACTACTCACGAAATGATCAGAATGTAAGAACATTTCATGTCATCTTGTTGACTGAAGATCCCATATATATATGGTAGAACACTTGATTATAATGGCTGAAGCTTGACAGATTAGAGCTGGAGATCTTGTATTAATGGATGTTGGTTGTGAGTTTCATGGTTACTTAAGTGACTTAACCCGCACATGGCCTCCTTGTGGTAGCTTTAGCCCTGCTCAGGTAATTGTTGCACATGTCCTTTCATCTTTTTTCAGTTATTCTTTTGATCCTTTATTCCTGTTTGTTTGTAGCTTTTTAATTTCCTTTTAAGTGATTCTGTGAGTGCCTTATCACTGAATCTTGATGTTGATGATGGCCATAAAGAGACCTATCAATGTGgcatatatatttttcttgattctggGTAAATCTCTGTAATCAATCTGATGTTGGTTACACATTTAACTGGTATTATTTTTCTTAGGCCCACTTATCACACCATGGTATAAATCCCAGTTAAAAAATTGCTTAACTTTTACAAAACCTAACTGCTAGTCTATTATGTTGTATAAGGCTATAAGCTAATAGACCCTGATCATTGTTGAATATTTTGAACTTATCTGAAGGACATTGAATGCTGGTTGTGCTGGGTCACTTTTGCTTGTCTATACATTTATTACCTACACTAGCTACACAAGTCTGCTTTTTCTTCGTTACATCTGAGTGCTTCCCGTTGCTTAGGAAAAGACATGAAAATGGTGGTATGATTTTTCTTACCACCATTGCTTAACTTTTACAAAACCTAACTGCTACTCTATTATGTTGTATAAGCTAATAGACTCTGATCATTGTTGAATATTTTGAACTTATCTGAAGGACATTGAATGCTGGTTGTGCTGGGTCACTTTTGCTCGTCTATACATTTATTACCTACACTAGCTGCACAAGTCTGCTTTTTCTTCATTACATCTGAGTGCTTCACATTGCTTAGGAAAAGACATGAAAATGGTAAAATAAGGCTTTTCTTAGGCTTTGCatcacaccttgaagaaatttatttttcatacaTGGAACTGATTTTTATATATAGAACTACTTACATCTTTTAACTTTATATTAAGGTATCATTATGCTTTGAGCCACTTGCATGAGCTCGTTGATTTCTCAATATGGTCAGAGATTCTACACATCATTTGTAAGAAACTGAAAATGTGCGAGTCTTCACATATCAAAGCCTCCTAAGAGTTTGCATGCAATCTTGCTTAATCATGAAAGTCTACAAAATTTGTAATCCAGATTTGTTGCTTATCACTAAGATTGTTCGCTACATTGTGTTTGTCACTCTGTTTGTCATTAAGCCTGTAAATCATGCTTTGGATGATGAGAGACCAAGGATTCCTATTTCATGACATGGTACAATACCAGTTCTTTGGCAGACCTGTTTGTATTGGCCTGCTTGTTTTCCTGTGGTACAGGCCTATTATTATGAGTATAAACCAATCACATTAGCACAGGTGGGCCTACACAGTTGACATGCCATCAGATCCCTTGTCAATTCTGTAAACTCAGTACTCTAATAGGTTAACACCAGGGCCTGAGTGACCCATAAGAAAGCTTGGGTGTCGGTTATAAATTTGGGGAAACTTTTACCATGACAAGCAAAATGTCATTGTATTGTAGTGTAGGACTGTGGAGCTGCCGAAATGTGGATCTAAATTTGCTCAGGTGCAAGGTTGTGGTTCTGTGACAGGTGAGGAATGTTCATGTACCTGCAATAAATTTTATGATTCTGAAGTAATCTTGCTTGTGTACCATAATTATGCTTTTCTACTTGCTGTTCTAGCATTGTCCTGGCTCCCCTCTAAACTGCAGTACTAAGCAGTGGCTATTTTGACATATCCTGATTTCAGAGATTCATAAATCATCTTTTGGGCTTGTATATTGTGTTTTCTGAAATTTCTCATGAATCCTGATATACAGAATTCTTTACAGCATTCTTTGTAAAACATCTCAATCAGAAAATTGCGATGTGCTGAGTAATCTTCCACCTATGAGAAAGTAACTGATGTTTTCTCTATTCATTTTTAGAATATACTCATGTATGCTGCTCTTGCTGTCTCAGATTAATTTGACAGTTAACATGTATAATACTTCTTAATTCAGTTTTTGGATTGACCAGGAAATATTGTATAGTCTGATTCTGGAGACAAATAAGGAATGCTTGAAGCTATGCAGACCAGGCATCAGCCTTCAGCAAATTCATAATTATTCGGTATGATTCATAACCCTAAATACTTGATTTAACTTTCTCTCTATGTTCTTTTTCAAGCACTGAGGACTCATAAGATGGATTATCAAAGGTTGACTGCCAGTTTTAAAACATTGTTGAATCATTAATGGCCCTTACAATTTAAAGTGCTTTATAACTGATCCCTTGTTTGGTGGGAGAATAGCTGACTTTAACGCTGTCTATAAATGAATGATCAATTTAGTTTTGGCTACTTTAAAATATTGATGTTTTTGTGATTATTACTGTAGGTTATAGTTATTTTATCTTCCTGTTTTCTTTACACAATTTCTTATTAAATCTCAATAATCATTTTCTGCCTCTTAATGAACTATAATCTCAGGATCTAGAATTATCTTGGGGTAATATTTTTAAAGACGAGCTGAAACTGACCTGGGTATATATGCAATTTAAGTGGAGCTTCTCCTTGTCCAAGCCTTGCAATAGAGCCTAAGTCAaagttggatttatgaaagattcaacaGAATTGTAGGACTTGGTGTAAATTTGATGCCTGCCCTCAAGCTACAAATTGCCTGTCCAAGGAAACTTGAAACGTGGATGTAAATGGCAACAACCAAAGTTTTGTCACTTGGACGTACTTTTTGTTCTAGACTTTTAGGTAAATCAACATTGATCATAGcactttgttcttttttttttgtatttatcaGTATTACTAATTGATCATTAGCCATCATCTGTTTCACTTAATTTAGGGATGTCTGCaactgcttcatttttcacaagacaTGATGCTGCATATTGATGTGATTAGTGTACACTTAGCATCAGAGGGTACATTGGTTGCTTGTATCTGCCAGAAATTGTGTTTTGTGGCTTATATAGTAGGTCTTGCTTTGTCTAACACTGTTGTATTAACTTCTCAATGCTGCATGAATTGTAGGTTAAAATGCTTAGGAGAGGACTCAAGGAGATTGGTGTTCTGAATGATGAAGTCAGTCAGTTATACCATCAGCTAAATCCAACATCAATAGGTCCTGTCCATATAATATTCTTTCGTGCCTCCCGATTGCTTTTTTTCCAACTAATGTTATGTTGCTACACATGAAGTGAGCAAACTAAAATGGTTTGCATAGTGATTTCATAGGAATCTTTTAATCAAATAGAGCAGATGAGCTTCACTCATCCTTTCGAACAGGTTTCATCAATTGTTTTTAATCTTCATAAGCATCAAGTGATTATGATTGTTCTCTCATTTATGTGCCAGGTCATTATTTAGGAATGGACATTCACGACTGTGCCATGATTAATAATGACCGTCCTCTGGTGCCTGGTGTTGTAAGTCATAGTCTTAATTCATCATTTCTGTTTTCTTTTCATTGGTTTGTTTGGAGAGAATaatgatctttttcaaaattagTTTTGCTTAAAAACATGTATTGTCATGAATTTTTTCGTTCAGAAGGAGAAAATAGTAGTCTTTCCATTTTCAACCCGGTAGTCTATTAAAGAAACATATCTTTTTCCTGTCCTGAAAAGGTCATccttgtaaaacattgtctcataTCCCTACAGAGGGATGGTCTTCTTCTAAATAAAGCACTTTATCTGAATGGCAGAATACTGCTAGCAAACCATTGTTTTGAAAAAGTTACTTTGATTTGATAGCAAACTTGGGACATGGTAAAATTTTAGTTCATGCATTTCTATTTcaatgatttatatatatatcatatttgcaAATGAGCGATTGTCCACTTGAAATTAGATTTCATCCTTAACAAGTTATCGGTATCAGTCTAATGCTCCTTTTCCTAATTTTTCCACTTGTTTCCTTGATTGTGTGAAGCCCCAAACTGCTGCATTTTAAATGAGTTTGCAACTTGGCAGGTGATCACAATTGAGCCTGGAGTGTATATCCCTTCATCTTATGATGGACCAGAGAGGTTTGATCCCAAGTAAACTTAGTGCATGGTTTCCTTGGAGTGGATGGATAATACACAGGTTTAAAAAGCATAGTCTTTTGATTGGATATACACAGGTACTGTGGCatcggaataaggattgaagatgAAGTCCTCATTACTGAAACTGGCCACGAGGTTAGGGATTCAGTTCACTTTGTTGAATCATTCATGTTAAGATGCTTACTGTGGATCTTTGGAACACAGGTGCTTACTGGATCAATGCCTAAAGAGATTCAACATATTAAATCTTTGCTGAACTATACACACGGTGAAGCTTCGGAAGCCTCTGACTTGATAACGGCATTTAACTAAGGCGATGCAGAAGATCCCAAGTACCAAAGATCGATTACATGTCATAGAAAACATCCCCTTAAGAGAGAGAGCGCCCATAGGAAATATCTGTAACCACGAGACCAAAGTAAAATTGGAAACTAATTAGAGCTGTACCTGACGGAATCTTTCACATATTTGATGCTGTGACTTCACGGAAAGAACGAGCAGTGACGACGTTCGAaaaagaaacttttttttttttttgagcaaTTCAATAGTGCCCCGCTATCTAAGAGGGTTTTTGAGCAATTCAATATATAGCCATCAAACTTTTTATTTGGCTGCACTCCGTATATACGTAACCTTGCTGCTGCTGCCTTCTTCACCACTGCTTCTtgcctttcttctttttcttgaagCTGCCTTTGGAGCAGCTGCCATTTCCGGGAGAGGGGCTCTCGTTGGTTGTGCTGTTGTTGTTGGCTTCAAACATGCCTGACTGCATTGCATTCTGCAACCACTCGAAGAATTCTTCCTCGGTGATGGCCTCTTCGTTGTTGCTTGTCGCCCCACCTCCTCTTGGGGCCGAACCAGATCCCTTGGAGCTAGTTTGCTTTGTTAGACTGGTGTTCACATGAAAACTTGGCTTGTGAGTGTTGGCAGGGCATTTCATTCCCTGAAACAGCATAAGCAGAGTGTTTAGAACAGCCTTTATATTTAAATGCAaatattcaacaatctcaccTGACAGATGAACCACTCCGTGACCTCATAAACCTTGCTTTTTGCACACACGTACACTCTTGGTGGATCCACCTGCAACAATCCACATCAATATAAAACATAATATTGgaatgatattaaattttttaccaGTCTATATGCTATTGACCAATAAGCTTTTAAATATAAAAGATTGCAATACCTTCTGCAGCAATCCAAACAAAAGGGGCTGGAAAGACTGTTCAACCCACCCATCACCATCTTTACTTTGGTGGAATTCTTTGCAATCCTATAAACGGAGAGGGGCACAGGAGATATCAAAAAACTATGTTTCATCTCTTTTCAACAATGCAGGACAAACGTATAACCTGACACCATCTTGCTTGGGATTTGGATCTATCTGTGCAAATCCAGACATGGAAATCACTGCATTTCTTGCATGCTATTCTTCTTGCTTCTCCATATGGGCCTTCATATTCAGCTTCAGAATGACTAAATCCTGGTCTAAAAATGCCCTGTCCCCCCTTCTGAAGAAAGAATGTTCATAAATATCCTAGAAATACGGACCAGAGGGACTAATAGTTTTAATGGTACAGAACACTAAACAATAAAAATCttagacaaaaaataataataaaatttctaCATCAAATGTGCATACTGTTCAAAAAAAGTCTTCATCTTAAGCCTTTTCAACAACCATTAAGATAGGCTCTTCAGCACAACCCAaagttaaaaataactcatgtatTTTGGAGAGAACATTGATGCAAAGATGTTAACTCATCTCATACCAATAAGTACAATGGTGAGGCAATTTTCATTCTGCACCTGAGTAATAATTTAAAAAGTTTAGAGTAGTACTAGTGAACCACCCTATTGCTGAGCATGCTATAATTTTGAATAAATGTGCTCTCTTGGCAAAAAGAAgataaatattaaaagaaaattaagaaaaagaacAGATAACAAAGGCAAGCAAATGAAAGTACAGAAATCACAGAATAAAAAGACAGGCAAAATTTTCTCTTGTCCAATGAGTAATCTAAGTCCTCAGAGACCTATGGTGATAGGGTTTCAGGTTCAGGTCTGTTTTGAGCGGGTTTCAGTTCCCTCTGAAGTGACAGAAGTTATAGCTCAAAAACAGATTGGTTCAACCAGAAACATAAATCAAACAGGTGCCTAGTCAACTTTCAACTGGTTAAGTTGAATGAGAGGAAGGTGTGTAACCTTGCTCATTTTGTCATTCTTCTAGCCCATTTTCTCAATCATATGTTCTTCCTACAACCAACAGCAAGAATCCTCTCCATCACCTTAGTTTTTTCCTCTCATATTTCTTTATGCATCCAACACTGTGCATCAATCAAAGACACATTATTGATGTGGATTGTGAATTCCATTTTACAAAAGCAAAATGAACACAGTAAATATGAAACACCATAACATTCCTTTACACTCTATGGATATGTGCTACATTCCTCAAAGTAATTTATTTGTTGCCTTAGATCTACAGTACAGCACTCACAACAAGATATTTACTTACCCCAAAGTAATCTAATTTTTCATGAGATAATCTGTATGAAACTAATCCAACCTTTAGCAAAAAATGAGAAGAAGCTTAGGATAATCTCAAGAGGAATTgttccaagaaaaaaaaagatcaactCAAAATGCTAGCATTAGTTGGGGGTGAAGGAAGCATTGGAGTGAATAACTTCTATGTTATTTGTCCAAAAAGAAAGATGATTGAATGCAGAAACAGAGATGCAGGAAGTCTTTGGTCATATACTGTAGAAAAGATGGAGTGGTTGAACTTTACCAATGAGAGGGGCGCATGATTGAAGAGATTAACTTTCACATTATCAAAGCGGACTACTCAAATCATCCTAAGGTCTTCAGTTTTTAAACGATCTCTGTGCTAAAAACATGCTGATAGATTAATACAACAGGTGTGTTGAACATACAAATGATATTGGCATGCCTACACCCCCCACCCTGCCAGTACCAGAACAGCGTGACATATGACTGAGACAGTCAAGATAAGAACTTGTTACTAAGATTAAAATTCATCACATCCATAAAGATCGAATCTGCAGATAAAATGGACATATCAACAAAAAATAACTCAAATTTCTCCCATCGAGCAAGTCTAGTAAATAACTTGATCAGAAAAGACAATTTGAGAATTGATGAATTCCAGATGTGCTTACAACTTATTGGCATCTTAGTAAACACCAGAGAGAAGATAACGTCATTTGTTTTTATAAAGAAAATGACTTTAAAAACGTAAATATATATCAGGCATtgtataaaataaacaataaattaaGTTTCACATACTGTTTTTCGAAATAAACTTCAATACCTTTTTCCGTTGAAAAATAAACAGGAATTACCAAAGCACAAAGTTCTCATACCAAAATCCATAAATCGTATGGGATAATTTACGCTAAAACCTGCTAAGATGTTATTTTTCAATATAATAAGATAGTTGCAGCATTTATAACAGCATGTATTTTACTGCAGAATCCAATGCAATCTCTCATGTTCAATTAAATAAAAGAACACATGCCTGGACAAGtattaaaaaacataatataccCAGTGTGCTAATGACTAAATtcagtaaaaagaaaaaagatgaaaCTAGAAGTACAAAGACAACCTTTAGGGGAGAATTCTGAAACCTTCGAAAATAATTCAATAActcttccctcctcaattcttcaTCATACGTCTTTCTTTTCAAAGAATCTAACAGAACCTGGTAAGAAAAATAACAATCAAGTGAAGGTTCTTTCCGCATTGGTTCTTTTTCTGCATAGGGGATTGTTATGAGGATAAGCAAGTTGACAATTGTGAcgtaaaaaagaaaaggaaaaaagaaaaacggaAATAATCTTCACCTCATATGCATTTTGAAGTTTTTTAAATGCATCTGCAGCTTTCTCATTGCCCATATTCTTATCTGGGTGGACAAGCATTGCCTAGAGCCAAGTTTGTAAATTTGTAATGTAATTAGAAGCTaataaaaatatgtaatatgGTTTAATTGCTAAGTCATATCTTGGAAGTAAGACCACGGAACCAGACACAAGCACCCAGAAACTAAACGCTAATAGTAGAACGACAATCACCTTCTTTCTGTACTCCTTCTTCAGGTAAGAGGCATCTACATTCTCATAGCGAGTCAAACCTAGAGCTGAATAGTGATCAGCACAGTTCAACAATCGAGCAACTTCATCTTCAGAGCTCAGTTCTGCCTCAGTTCCACTGGTCGAAGGAACGCCTGGGCAACGGTCAGCTGGTGTCTCAGAAGAAGACTGAAAAGCATCGTCTCCCAGTGAAGAATGAGAAGATTCCCCAAAGAAATGACCCGCTCGACTCCGAGTTTGCCTAGTATGCTCTGAAGAATCGTTAGATTTGGAATCATTTGTGTTATTCTTTAGGATGTGTATAAGAATGTCACTGGATATGAAAGACACATTGAGTCCAAAAAGCAACCCAAGCCACCCTACATAGCATCTAGTACAGTACATAGAATATACTGTAGAGATAAGAAGGGCGACCCGTTCATGGCCAAACATAAATGTAACACCTGCATATGAGATAGCATAGTGTAAATAAATATAGTTAGTTGTTGCAACGATAAAGGCCATATAAACATGAATGTGAGAGAAGCTACTACATAATTACCTGAAAAAAGTGACACAAGCCCTGTTGTCCAAAAGCTGCCATAGAACCATAAAATTCCCATTGCAAGTATGGCCACAACCAAAATTGTGAGTCCAATACCAATGAAAACTATCATTGCAGTAGAAATTACCTGAATCATACAACCAATAAATCAGAAGAAAGTTTGAGTTGCACACGATGAAGGAGCATACAATGCATGCTAAGATTTATGAAAATAGCATACACTATCAAATTCTGTACTTCAAGTAGGAAAAGAAAAGGTAGTACAAATCCTAGCTGCTATCTGTTTTATTTTGACGAAAGGTATTGTCTAGCAATATctagagaaagaagaagatactATTTTAGATAGGAAGAAGCCACTAAAATAGAGAGGCACCCAAAGTAACATAATCAATGgacagataagaaaaaaaaaacattattacCAGAAAGACAACATATTTATGCCCATATGAAACACTCGAAGGAACCACACGTGCTGTTATTCTTAACAGTGGAAACGTTAATAATCTTCCAAAACTCTGATCTtggtctaatttatttaattatgaaTGACAAAATATGTAGCTTTTCAAACGTGTGAACCTGGCCACTTGGATCCATCAATCAGCACTCGGTGCATATGTCTAGTTGTCGCCAAGCCTGTGTATGGGAACTGGTCAAGTGAAACATGCTTGGCTGTGTGGGTGACAAGTACTAAATCAAATGGCACCAGACAGCCATGTGATGTGCACAGCAATTCTTGTGCCCCACGAAAGAAGAGGATGGCAGCAAATAAAAACAACATAATGCCGAATAGTATGGCAGTTATCGGTTTATGCACCAGATAACCAAAAAATGAGTCAAAAAGGGGAACAGTTAGGACAAACCATGACTACAAGAATTTTCATGAATCCAATCATTGCGGTAATGGAGAGGATGCTGCACCAAATAGTCGTGAGGAAAGATGTAGTTCCCAACCGTAATAGAGAATCAAGGCCACGAATGCTGCAGTCCAGCCATACCATGGATAGCAGAAAAATTAATTTACCAAGATATAATGTCCATGCCAAAATAATAGGATAGGCATGCCCAACTTTAACACGGGCATAATTATGACTCTTTCGAATGACTGAATTTATCACTTTCAATCGTGGTTTCTGCCGTTCAAGCCATTCAGAAGCTGCTCCTAGAACATacaaggccaaagaccttaagttCCTAGATGCTACTGCTAGGAAAGCTCCATTGTTATTTCCAATGGGCAGGCCATCAAAATAGTGGCAGAACTTTCCATCGTCTCTTTTTTCTTCAAAAGAATTTGATGAAAGGTTACTTTTTGATGGATCTCGTAGACCGCTTGACCTATCTTCTGATCGCAATAAACTTGGGATTTGACCATCTGGTTTCTCTCTAGTAAGAGCACATCCAGATCTCTGCTTGTTCCTTTTAccatttgccttggttttgtttaTCTTCCCTACAGGACTCCTTGGCTGACAAACATTATCAGCATTGTTGGGGTATTCTGTCTCAGGAGTCTTTCCACTCCGCATCTCTGAATTTTCTTTAAATCCATCTGAATCTATGCCTTGTACATCAGCTGTATGACAATTCAGACCATTCCTTTGGTGATTTCCCTTTCGAGCCATGAGAATTATGTTGTCAGTACACAATATAGAGGTATGCCAATGTCTTTGGAAGGCCTAAAAGGGCCCTACACATCATGTCATACCCTCATGGAAAGGATAGCACCTACAAGCAAATGACAAAAGCCAGATTAGGAATAACAGAAAGTTGTGTTTGGCAAAGGGTAATAATTGTGAAGTAGATTGGTTTTCATATTATGCAGTTAATTattgaaaaaaaggaaaatagtaACAAGCTACTGCACAATGATAACTACTTGTAAGAGAGTAACAAACTGATAAACCTAAAAGGCAGTAGATAGTATCTGAGTTAGCTAGAATAACAGAGCTTGACATACTCCATTTTAGTCCTCACTTCAATTGCATGTGTACACTCATATGAAGAACTCACTACTGAATTATTTACCAATTATGCAACCAGATTACAAAAAGTTCTCAAGTTAAACTACATAGTAAAAAGCCTAATAACCACAAACTATTTTCACCAAAGCACTTTTATCCTGAGCTTCTTAACTTCTCAACTTTAtgttcaatttgactagaaatagtGAGACCACTTTACCTGAATAGTTTATACTCTCCTCTATTCTGGCTAGGGAAGCATTAATCAATCAAGAGTAATTCAGGTTCGATTTCCGGACAATACACATA comes from Musa acuminata AAA Group cultivar baxijiao chromosome BXJ3-3, Cavendish_Baxijiao_AAA, whole genome shotgun sequence and encodes:
- the LOC103978924 gene encoding uncharacterized protein LOC103978924 isoform X1; the encoded protein is MARKGNHQRNGLNCHTADVQGIDSDGFKENSEMRSGKTPETEYPNNADNVCQPRSPVGKINKTKANGKRNKQRSGCALTREKPDGQIPSLLRSEDRSSGLRDPSKSNLSSNSFEEKRDDGKFCHYFDGLPIGNNNGAFLAVASRNLRSLALYVLGAASEWLERQKPRLKVINSVIRKSHNYARVKVGHAYPIILAWTLYLGKLIFLLSMVWLDCSIRGLDSLLRLGTTSFLTTIWCSILSITAMIGFMKILVVMVISTAMIVFIGIGLTILVVAILAMGILWFYGSFWTTGLVSLFSGVTFMFGHERVALLISTVYSMYCTRCYVGWLGLLFGLNVSFISSDILIHILKNNTNDSKSNDSSEHTRQTRSRAGHFFGESSHSSLGDDAFQSSSETPADRCPGVPSTSGTEAELSSEDEVARLLNCADHYSALGLTRYENVDASYLKKEYRKKAMLVHPDKNMGNEKAADAFKKLQNAYEVLLDSLKRKTYDEELRREELLNYFRRFQNSPLKKGGQGIFRPGFSHSEAEYEGPYGEARRIACKKCSDFHVWICTDRSKSQARWCQDCKEFHQSKDGDGWVEQSFQPLLFGLLQKVDPPRVYVCAKSKVYEVTEWFICQGMKCPANTHKPSFHVNTSLTKQTSSKGSGSAPRGGGATSNNEEAITEEEFFEWLQNAMQSGMFEANNNSTTNESPSPGNGSCSKGSFKKKKKGKKQW
- the LOC103978924 gene encoding uncharacterized protein LOC103978924 isoform X2, with translation MARKGNHQRNGLNCHTADVQGIDSDGFKENSEMRSGKTPETEYPNNADNVCQPRSPVGKINKTKANGKRNKQRSGCALTREKPDGQIPSLLRSEDRSSGLRDPSKSNLSSNSFEEKRDDGKFCHYFDGLPIGNNNGAFLAVASRNLRSLALYVLGAASEWLERQKPRLKVINSVIRKSHNYARVKVGHAYPIILAWTLYLGKLIFLLSMVWLDCSIRGLDSLLRLGTTSFLTTIWCSILSITAMIGFMKILVVMVISTAMIVFIGIGLTILVVAILAMGILWFYGSFWTTGLVSLFSGVTFMFGHERVALLISTVYSMYCTRCYVGWLGLLFGLNVSFISSDILIHILKNNTNDSKSNDSSEHTRQTRSRAGHFFGESSHSSLGDDAFQSSSETPADRCPGVPSTSGTEAELSSEDEVARLLNCADHYSALGLTRYENVDASYLKKEYRKKAMLVHPDKNMGNEKAADAFKKLQNAYEVLLDSLKRKTYDEELRREELLNYFRRFQNSPLKGGQGIFRPGFSHSEAEYEGPYGEARRIACKKCSDFHVWICTDRSKSQARWCQDCKEFHQSKDGDGWVEQSFQPLLFGLLQKVDPPRVYVCAKSKVYEVTEWFICQGMKCPANTHKPSFHVNTSLTKQTSSKGSGSAPRGGGATSNNEEAITEEEFFEWLQNAMQSGMFEANNNSTTNESPSPGNGSCSKGSFKKKKKGKKQW